From Bombina bombina isolate aBomBom1 chromosome 1, aBomBom1.pri, whole genome shotgun sequence:
ATAAAACCTAAGATCCTGTACAGGATATTAAGCGTCACACTGTGACCTCTTTTCTTTTAAAGGGTTCCTGCATAAATCTTAGGGGTACcttcccctaaaataaataaaacaggacTTACCCACCAGGATCTTTGCTGTAGAGCAGACACAGCATCTGCAGGTGTGAGAGTTTCTCTGAGCTGCGCTGACagggacctgattaaaaaacataatttatgcttacctgataaatttatttctcttgtagtgtgttcagtccacgggtcatccattacttatgggatatattctcctccccaacaggaagttgcaagaggatcacccaagcagagctgctatatagctcctcccctcacatgtcatatccagtcattcgaccgaaacaagacgagaaaggagaaactatagagtgcagtggtgactggagttataatctaaaatttagaacctgcctcaaatagacagggcgggccgtggactgaacacactacaagagaaataaatttatcaggtaagcataaattatgttttctcttgttaagtgtgttcagtccacgggtcatccattacttatgggataccaataccaaagctaaagtacacggatgatgggagggacaaggcaggaacattaaacagaaggaaccactgcctgtagaacctttctcccaaaaacagcctccgaagaagcaaaagtgtcaaatttggaaaaagtatgaagtgaagaccaagttgcagccttgcaaatctgttcaacagaggcctcattcttaaaggcccaggtggaagccacagctctagtggaatgagctgtaattctttcaagaggctgctgtccagcagtctcataggctaagcgtattatgctacgaagccaaaaagagagagaggtagccgaagccttttgacctctcctctgtccagagtaaacgacaaacagagaagaagtttgtcgaaaatctttagttgcctgtaagtagaacttcagagcacggaccacggaccacgtctagattatgcaaaagacgttccttctttgaagaagaattaggacataaggatggaacaacaatctcttgattgatattcttgttagaaacaaccttaggtaaaaacccaggtttagtacgcaggactaccttgtctgaatgaaagatcagataaggagaatcacaatgtaaggcagataactcagactcttcgagccgaggaaatagccatcaaaaacggaaccttccaagataaaagcttaatatcaatggaatgaaggggttcaaacggaacaccctgaagaactttaagaaccaagtttaagctccacggaggagcaacagctttaaacacaggcttaatcctagccaaagcctgacaaaacgcctggacgtctggattctctgccagacgcttgtgaaaaagaatagacagagcagaaatctgtccctttagtgaactagcggataagcccttttctaaaccctcttgtagaaaagacaatatcctaggaatcctaaccttactccatgagtaactcttggattcacaccaatataaatatttacgccatatcttgtggtaaatttttctggtaacaggtttccgagcctgtattaatgtatcaataaccgaatccgaaaacccatgctttgatagaatcaagcgttcaatatccaagcagtcagcctcagagaaattaggtttggatggttgaaaggaccctgaattagaaggtcatgcctcaggggtagagaccatggtggacaggacgacatgtccactaggtctgcataccaggtcctgcgtggccacgcaggcgctatcagaatcaccgatgctctctcctgtttgatcctggcaatcagtcgaggtagcaacggaaaaggtggaaacacataagctatgttgaaaacccaaggggctgctagtgcatctatcagcgtcgctcccgggtccctggacctggatccgtaacaaggaagcttggcgttctggcgagatgccatgagatccagatccggtttgccccaacaaagaattagttgggcaaatacctccgggtgaagttcccactcccccggatgaaaagtctggcgacttaaaaaatctgcctcccagttctccacgcctgggatgtagatcgctgacaggtggcaagagtgagactctgcccagcgaattatcttcgagacttccaacatcgctagggaactcctggttcccccttgatgattgatgtaagccacagtcgtgatgttgtccgactgaaatctgatgaaccgcagtgttgccaactgaggccaagctagaagagcattgaatattgcccttaattctagaatgtttattgggaggagtttctcctcctgagtccacgatccctgagccttcctagtaggctggtatctgttgttacaatcgtccaatctggtctgcgaaaagtcattcctttggacagatgaacccgtgacaaccaccagagaagagaatctctggtctcctggtccagatttagcaaaggggacagatctgagtaatccccattccattgacttagcatgcatagttgcagcggtctgagatgtaggcgcgcaaatggcactatgtccattgccgcgaccattaagccgattacttccatgcactgagctactgatgggcttggaatggagtgaaggacacggcaagcattgagaagctttgataacctggactccgtcaggtaaatcttcatctctacagactctataagagtccctagaaaagggacccttgtgagtggtaacagagaactcttttccacgttcactttccacccatgcgacctcagaaatgctagaactatctatgtatgagactttgcattttgaaaacttgacgcttgtatcagaatgtcgtctaggtacggagccaccgctatgcctcgtggtcttggtaccgccagaagagagcccagaacctttgtaaaaattctcggggccatagctaacccgaagggaagcgctacaaactggtaatgcctgtctagaaaggcaaaccttaggtaccgataatgatctttgtgaatcggtatgtgaaggtaggcatcctttaaatccactgtggtcatatattgaccctcttggatcatgggtaggatggaccgaatggtttccatcttgaacgatggaacccttaggaatttgtttaagatttttcaatctaagattggtctgaaggttccctctttcttgggaaccacaaacagatttgaataaaacccttgcccctgttccgtccgcggaactgggtggatcactcccatcactaagaggtcttgtacacattgtagaaatgcctctttctttactaggtttgttgataaccttgacagatgaaacctcccttgtggaggagaagttttgaaatccagaaagtatccctgagatataatctccaacgtccagggatcctgtacatctcttgcccaagcctgggcgaagagagagagtctgccccccactagatccgtctccggaaagggggccctgacttcatgctgtcttagggacggaagtaggctttctggcctgcttgcccttgttccatgactggttgcctttccaaccctgtctgtaacgagcagtagttccttcctgttttggagcggaggaagttgatgctgctcctgccttgaaattacgaaaggcacgaaaattagactgtttggccttcgatttggccctgtcctgaggaagggtgtggcccttacctccagtaatgtcagcaataatttccttcaagccgggcccgaataaggtctgccctttgaaaggaatgtttagtaatttagacttagaagttacatctgctgaccaggatttaagccaaagcgctctgcgcgcctgtatggcgaatccggaatttttagccgtaagtttggttaaatgcactacggcatccgaaacaaacgcattagccagcttaagggttctaatcttgctcagagactcatccaatggtgctgtgcgaatcgcctcttccagagactcaaaccagaatgccgctgcagcagtgacaggcgcaatgcatgcaagaggctgtaatataaaaccttgttgaataaacattttcttaagataaccctctaattttttatccattggatctgagaaagcacagctatcctccaccgggatagtggcacgcttggctaaagtagaaactgctccctccaccttagggaccgtctgccataagtctcgtgtggtggcgtctatagggaacatttttctaaatatcggagggggggaaaaaggcacaccgggtctatcccactccttactaataatctctgtaagcctctttggtataggaaaaaagtcagtacacaccggcaccgcgtagtatttatccagcttacataatttatctgggattgccaccgtgtcacaatcattcagagccgctaacacctcccctagcaacacgcggaggttctcgagcttaaatttaaaatttctgaatccggtctccccgaatcagaaccgtcacccacagaatgaagctctccgtcctcatgttctgcaaattgtgacgcagtataagacatggctctcgtgtcatctgcgcgctctgtccttaacccagaactgtcgcgcttgcctcttaactctggcatattgtataatacttctttcataacattagccatatcatgtaaagtgatttgtaagggccttgatgtacttggcgcctcaatctcacgcacctcccgagcgggagacgaaggtactgacacgtgaggagagttagacggcataactgccccctcgttgtctggtgaaaattttttaagcggtacagattgatttttcaaagtaacatcaatacaattggtacacatatttctattgggctccacaacggcttttaaacataatgaacaagcagattcctctgtatcagacatgtttaaacagactagcaatgaagctagcaagcttggaaaatactttcaataagtttgcaagcaatataaaaaacgctgcagcgctttttaaaaaacacagttgagtaacaaagaaataattcagttatagtcaacaattctttaaatgtattaattagcagaggattgcacccattagcaacaggatgattaacccctcagtacccaaaaaaaacggatatcaaattaatattaaacgtttttatcacagtctaacacactgtcacaggtcttctgtgactgattacctccctcaaaaactaattttgaagacccctgagctctctagagacgtcctggatcaaggaggaagaagcaggaagactgtgctagaattttaactgcgcaacaaggcgctaaaaagaggcccctcccgctcatttacaacagtgggagacctgatataacggtttctatgcagaaatatacgttagccatgtggaaaaaaattcatgcccaaaggatttatcaccaaagtacctcacaaaacgaataacatgccagtaaacgttttgaaaataaacttctttaaatgtcatgcaaagttattactaagcctgcaaccagtcgctaccactgcagataaggcttaagcattatttcagtattaacagtattttcacagtcaaattctagtccctagaaaataactctactatgcatacatttatcagcctgataccagtcactactactgcatttaaggctgtacttacatcatacgggtaacagcagtattttcttagtcaattccattcccagaaaatattgtactgcacatacctcatttgcgggggaccccgcatgctattcccatgttctgaagttaccccactcctcagaatgtcgagaacagccagtggatcttagttacgcctgctaagatcatagaaaacgcaggcagtttcttcttccaaatactgcctgagatagaaaaacagcacactccggtgccatttaaaataacaaacttttgattgaagaataattaagtaaaaactccaactcctcccgcgacctccttctttgttgagggttgcaagagaatgactggatatgacatgtgaggggaggagctatatagcagctctgcttgggtgatcctcttgcaacttcatgttggggaggagaatatatcccataagtaatggatgacccgtggactgaacacacttaagagaaaggagaaaaaaaaaaaaaaacttacttctgaGTTAATCCTTGAGCGgaagcattaaataacgctccacttgtaatgtctaAACAATATTAGCTCAGAAAGATAAGTGCATAAACTTTTCAAAACGTTATGTTGACAGTCTTCttaaagataaatatataacattgtgctcacacccgtgagttctgcacaacacagctaaaataccAATaggtaataaattaaaaaaaagtcatgtgatcagggcactatcaagaggcttagataaaaggtaatcacagaaggtaaaagtatattaatataaccatgttggcagtgcaaaactggggaatgggtaataaagggattatctatctttttaaacaatataaaaaattaagTTGTCCCATTAAATTAGGATACTGTATTTTGTAAAGAATTTAAACACATGGAATTTACTTACATACTCCATCATATTGTTTGAGTCACATTTCCTCCTACTTAACTTCCAGTGTAAGCCAAGCTGAAAATACATGGTTTTAGTTTtaataaatattcttaaaaaacaaacaaaacaacaaagtacaaacacataaacatacattacCTTGTGATATAATCTGTTATTCTCCCATTCCAATAGCTTGTGAATAGATTGTCTTGTCTATAGAAGCCAAATGATAAGAGTTAATAAACTAAGAGACATAGTTTACTGAACAAAATAAGGTCTAACTTTGTCACATTTTGCTACAATAACCAAATTCCATGTAGTAGCTATTCATAATATTAACGAGAAGGCAACATATCAAATAACTGTTCTCTTACTATATTGAAATCAGTGATATCTGCTTattagggagagagggagagagagaggaagagtagAGAGAGAATCTGTAAGGTTCAAGTGTATTAACAGCTATATTTTAGACTGTGTACCATTTTagcagccctcctttggacagtttctagtttctttatatccttctggagatatggtctccagaactgtacacagtattccagaggAGGCCTAACTAAAGATTTGTAAAGTGgcaataagaaccttactatttctgctacttATACCTCTCCCAAagcaaccaagtattcaactggccttactgtgaaaatatatatatatatatatatatatatatatatatatatatatatatatatatatatatatatatatatatatatatatatatatatatatatatatatatatatatatatatatataatttgaaataaCTCCCAAGTCTGCCTCGCAAATGTTCACaactgaaatgtggatggcagaaatcctGCAGTGATTGCGCTCTGCCCAACATATGATGCAGGACACTTCCCTCATAGCTAAAAGGAACTGAAACTTCCTCCCTGATGTTTGTAATAAGCAACTACTATGACATTGTCAGACTGGAATCTCAGAAAAGATTTGAGTCCGAGGACAGGCcaactctggagagccctgaagattgcacGGAGTACCAGAAGATTTCTGTCCACACAGAACGAATAAAGTAAGTTCCCTGAACCAAGGAGTGATGGATCTGCCACCATGTCAAGTACTGTATTGGCTTGTGAACAGAATCCTCAGACGGATCCACATTGTCCCCATTCCATTGATACATAATCTGCAATTGGAGGGCTTAAAAGATGAAATCTGACAGATTTAACTGCATCTGTGGCAGTCACCACAAGACCCACAATTTTCATGCACTGAGCAACAGAATTGAGAGTATTCAACTGCAGAAGGGCACAGACCTGTTGCAGCTTCAGTTTTGCATTGATCTGTCAGAGACAAATGCATGGTAACAGAATCGATTATGGACACCAGAAAAGACACAGGTCTGAGGAGTTAAAGAActttttggaagatttattttccaaCTTTGACTCTGAAGCAACTGAAAAACCATCTGAAAGTGACACAACCAGATAAggaggagcctgaaccagaatgtcatctaaataagaaactacaGAAAATCATTGGGCTTGAACTAGACACAAAATAGCATCCAGTACTTTTGTAAACACTCTggaagctgtagccagaccaaaagggaggGCCATGAActgatgcttgtctagaaaagcaaatctcagcaaTTTTGGACTGTCATTTGCTTGCAAATACATATTTACTTAAATATGTAGGTGTGGGTGTATTCATGTAAATACTGCATGTACACCTTGAAACAATGTCTTTAACATGCTTATGCCTGCTAAGAAGCTGGATTAACTCCCTCTCCTATGCAATATTCACAATAAGCAAATCAGGTATGTGCCCACACAATCTCTTCCAGATTAAAACTTGAGCTGTCCCTGTAAATCAGGGTAAACGGACAAGCTACATCTAGGCACCGGCAGTGCACAGTACCAACGATAAGGAGCTCAGCCGAATCAACACATACATTTATCAGTATTCCAAATAAGGAAATTAACAcattctctctctgtatctccagCATGCAGGTAAATTACATTACATCAGCGTCCAACAGGTTTTGCAGAAGGCTGCCTGCCACCTTTGCTTCCAATGTAAATATGGCTTCTGTTAGCATGTATTACAGACACAGTATAGCGGCAAACGATGGCCCACAACCTAGGCATCAAAGCCTATTTTTTGAGGTGCCTTGGgggcctctctcttttttttttccttctctctctctctctcttcaacatggttatattaatatacttttaaacctctaaatttctgactgtttctaagcctctgcaggccgcttcttatctcagtgcattgtattagctattcacagccagacagtgctagttcatgtgtgctcgctcctgtggagttatttatgaagcagcactaattggcaaaaatgcaagtttgtaaatagcactgagataatggggcagtctgcagaagcttagatacaaggtaatcacagaggtaaaaagtatataaatataacagtgttggttatgcaacactggggaatgggtaataaagggattatctatctttttaaatagtaaacattttcaggtagactgtccctttaaggttggacaACCTGGTAATTCATCTGAAAAGGAGAGTGCCCCCCTAactttgtattatattatatttataatatgctAGATAACTGTGAAACtgatttttttaactttctttctgTTTAAATAAATTTCCAAAATGCTTTGTAATTTAGCATCTACATTGCAATCTTAAAGCTACAGCATTTGAAAATAAAACTAGTAACTATAGATTCATGGAAACAAATTGTGTTAATGATTACACTTTGCCCCTCTAGACactgaataataaataaaaacccttgttatacattttcttttcttattcTTTTCATTTCCACATAGCCAGAAActacaaaaacaattaaaaatcatTAATCTCAATAAAACTGTAAAATGTGCACTTACCCTTTTGTGCAGGCATATTACAGGCCATAAACTGCATCCTAGAGTGCAGCAACAGCAAATACAACCACAAAGTAGCCACTTCACATTAAGGGGAAGGTTCTTTCTCAAGCAGGAGTTCACACGTCCAATACTAATTTTAAACTCTTCAGGGGCAACCTGTAACAACCAATAGTCATTTAATGTCATCAGATTTGGGGGCATTATCTGCTGTTAATtacaaccaaaccaaaaaaaaaacatatgctattaAATGATCATGATAATAAACGTGaagaaataaaatgatatatatatatatatatatatatatatatatatatatatatatatatatatatatatatatatgtcatctaCAAAAATATTAGTTCTATATGTAGAAATTCCCTAAATATTTGTTAGACATTTTTAACAAAATTGTTACCCAATGATTCTATTACAATATTCCACAAAACTGAATGTTTTAATCTTTTAGAGCCAGGGTTTTgagaatttacaaaaaaaacaaacatgttaacAGCTATCAAGAATGTATATACTATGTACTCTTTTACgttctcagtagtagctggtgcct
This genomic window contains:
- the LOC128645898 gene encoding cysteine-rich hydrophobic domain-containing protein 2 isoform X1 is translated as MSVLLPNMADFDTIYELDEEEEEEREAGLGRVVEDECLHRYAPDPVVVRGAGHFTVFGLSNKFNSEFPSVLTGKVAPEEFKISIGRVNSCLRKNLPLNVKWLLCGCICCCCTLGCSLWPVICLHKRTRQSIHKLLEWENNRLYHKLGLHWKLSRRKCDSNNMMEYVSKFHVFKFFTKYSILI
- the LOC128645898 gene encoding cysteine-rich hydrophobic domain-containing protein 2 isoform X2, producing MSVLLPNMADFDTIYELDEEEEEEREAGLGRVVEDECLHRYAPDPVVVRGAGHFTVFGLSNKFNSEFPSVLTGKVAPEEFKISIGRVNSCLRKNLPLNVKWLLCGCICCCCTLGCSLWPVICLHKRTRQSIHKLLEWENNRLYHKLGLHWKLSRRKCDSNNMMEYVILIEYIPKYPIFRPD